The nucleotide sequence GATCCACGAGCGGATCGCGAAGCTGCAGTCGGGCCTGCGCGCGGCACATCTGGACGCCGCCTTCCTCGTGCAGAACGCCGACCTTTTCTACTTCGCCGGTTCGATCCAGCAGGGGATCCTGATCGTCCCCGCGGAAGGGGAGCCGGTCTACTTCGTCCGCCGGGTCTTCGAGCGTGCCGTCGAGGAATCGCCCCTATCCAATGTGCGCAAGATCGCCAGCCCGAAAGAGGTGACCGCGTACTTCGCCGGGAAGAACGTCGCCTTCGCGGCGATCGGATTCGAACTGGACGTCCTCCCTGTGGGAACCTTCCTGCGCTTCCAGCAACTCTTCCACGGCGCAAAGCCCGAGGACGTCTCCCCGATCGTCCGGGAGATCCGCGCCGCGAAATCGCCCCACGAAGCCAACGTGCTCCGGGGAAACGGCAGGAAGCTCGCCGGGCTCCTCTTCGGCGCCCGGAAAAAAATCCGCCCCGGCGTCACGGAAATGGCCCTCCAGGGGATGCTCCAGGGGGAGGCGATCGGCGGCGGGCACAGCACCGTCAACCGGATGCGCGCCTTCAACCAGGATCCGGGCCTGGGATGCGTGATCTCGGGCCCCGACGCGGCTGTCCCCTCCTACGCCGATTTCCCCACGGCCGGGAAAGGCCTCTCCCCGTTCGTCCCGGCGGGGCAGGGGGAGCGCGCGATCCAGCCGAACGAGCCGGTCATCATCGACCTGATGTGGGCGCAGGACGGCTACCTGGTGGACATGGCCCGCACCTACAGCGTCGGCCCGATGAACGCGAAAATGGAGGAGGCGTACGGCCACGCCGTCGCCGTGCTGCGAGCGATCGAGGCGGGG is from Candidatus Deferrimicrobium sp. and encodes:
- a CDS encoding Xaa-Pro peptidase family protein — encoded protein: MYTLTPADEIHERIAKLQSGLRAAHLDAAFLVQNADLFYFAGSIQQGILIVPAEGEPVYFVRRVFERAVEESPLSNVRKIASPKEVTAYFAGKNVAFAAIGFELDVLPVGTFLRFQQLFHGAKPEDVSPIVREIRAAKSPHEANVLRGNGRKLAGLLFGARKKIRPGVTEMALQGMLQGEAIGGGHSTVNRMRAFNQDPGLGCVISGPDAAVPSYADFPTAGKGLSPFVPAGQGERAIQPNEPVIIDLMWAQDGYLVDMARTYSVGPMNAKMEEAYGHAVAVLRAIEAGIRPGAVAGDLYAAGLAVAASTAYARNFMGPPGYNTKFIGHGIGIEVDELPFVAKGTPTVLAPGMVFALEPKFVFPGEGAVGLENTYLVTADGFETLTPLDEGVLRCDG